A window of Drosophila sulfurigaster albostrigata strain 15112-1811.04 chromosome X, ASM2355843v2, whole genome shotgun sequence genomic DNA:
ttttgttgttggcagcggcggcattaaaattaaaaattcgcaataatttaaatgtgatgATGCATTGTGGTGTATACATTATGTGTTTTgaaattatacattttgtatcAAATACGCAAATGTCTCTGTCGGGCAAAGGGTGTTCcatcaactcaactcaactcaactcaactcgaaatTCAACAACATCGATCATACATACTATGTACatattgttatcgataaccaAACATTCACATGTCATCGATGATCCATCAATCTGTTAAGCGCAGTGACTATTTGATCTTTAAACGCGCGCCTCATTTAAAGTCGCCCTCAAGAGGGCGCTTGAAACGCCCTGTGCTCAATTTCCATTGCACACTTTTGGGCTGGCTGTGCAATTTCCTTTAGCTGCGTGTCTGTCtcagtgtgcgtgtgcgtgtgcttttttctcttcttttgaTTTCCATTGACTTTATTTGCAGTTATTTTCTTTggtgtttattataattgttccttttatttcgatttgttttttgttcaaaaattgaaacattttattgGTTTGTGTTGCTGCCGATGATCATGAACACACATGCAATCGTTATCGTTAACCGTTGCCCGTTTATCGTTCGTTAATCGTTAAATCGatcacaaaaaccaaaaccaaaaacaaaactatatCGCCCTTCAAAACGCCACACATCTGTATAAATGTTTCAACAACCACAATACGCGCCATCATATTGCGACGCCACTCACTAGACGAGTCGTCGATCAAAGGGCTCGACACCGATTGGCGATGGTCGGACATCGGCGGGTGCATCGATAACATCCAAAGGCACAGCATCAACAAAGAAAGACGATTAtgcgacatcgacatcgacattgCGACGCGATGCGGCTGCTGCTAAGAAGTTGCCACCAAGCGGCAGCAACactaatagcaacaacagcagcaataatgaTGCCacaaatggcaacagcagcagctcatcaAAACGTTTGTCCAGCTCATGCTCATCATCATCCCTAGCACGTTTAGTTGCCACATCCGGCCTGGACATATACGAAAAGTATAGTCCGGCCAATTATAAACCCAACTGTGAACTGTCACGTTCCAGATCGGCGATCAATGAGTCCGACACAacagataacaacaacaacaacaacagcagcagcagcagcatcatcagcaagagcaacagcaatgatAACAACACCTCATGCACCGTGACGCTGGATAGACCAAGAAGTAGTCGTTATAGTCGCctctacagcagcagcagcgatgctGGCGATGCAGCTGAAACAAACTCCACAACCACATCATCGAATCTCAGGGGACGCAGTGGCTCTGGCCGTTTCAcgttgagcagcagcagcagcagcggagaTGTGCCAACGGCCACGTTTACGTTGCGCAGCAATCGAACACGAGCACGAAACACGACTGACAAGGAAAAGGATacggcagccacaacaacaacaacgacgacgaatGGTCATGCCACAGAgagttgcaacagcaatggaCTCGATGCCAAGCTCAATGGACTCTCGCTGTTGTCAACTTCGCCCAAGCGCAATGCCATCTACGATAGCAGCTCCAGTTCAACGATAACAACTCCGGCAACAACGACGGACACCACGGACGATGCTGCCGCGGTGACTAATGTGGATAATGTGTCAGCAACCAATGGCAGTGCTAGCCTTAATGGAGATGCCGATGGCGATGTTTGTGCCACGGCAACATTGACATTGGGCGAAAGCGCCTCAGCGCGCAGCAAGGTAAACttgaaaagtaaatgcaaatgcaaatgcaactgcaaatgtaaaaacaaaaaaaaatcgccTTAatgcaagcaaagcaaactaaTCGCATGAATCGTCGATGAGCCACAACAGCCGATAACTCTCTGTTAACCAAACTATCGATAAGCATAACTCGAACTGTTCTTTTGCAAGCTGTGTGTgagatttgatttatttatattcttggatgtgtatgagtgtgtctgtgtgtgttgttgttcttgacTGCCCCGCATCGTTGTTGCCTTTAATCTAAACCTTCctcgaaaaaagaaaaaaaaaactacagtcACCCCTTTAAGGAATTTTGTGTCAACTACTGGGATGAATCATTGCATATAtggtttttataatttttatttttgtataaataaatctgtACATATAATCACGCTGgcataaattcatttcaaatcgcgcgctctcgttctctctttcgctcgcccattcgctctctttctctcgatctctctctctccttctgtGTTTTGCTCTTTCTGTTAATCGATCAATAGATCTGGCTTTGTTTTTCagttctttgttttgtttgttgtggctAAACCGttaaacgcaaaaaaaaaaaaaaaccaatcaaAAACATTTCCATTAATCGATTTACATTATATAatgtatttctatatattttctagCTAAACTCTTGCAGATCGCATCCCTTTTAAAACCAAGAAAAGAACTAACCAACTAACTAACTCACTTGATTAACTTGTACTCGACAAATCGAAACGAGTTaagctaaatatatatatatatatgtatatatatctatatatatatgtatagtgtATATTCTCCCTATATGCGATAACAATAACGCAACGCAAAACACACAGAtcgataaatgcaaatgcaaaaagaaaaaccgcaactgtaactgtaactgtaaacTGAAAATTGAAACAGAGAAACTAAATTCGATAATATTGTTATAGGCAGGCGCTCCAAACAAAGTTCAAAGCATCTAgaaaccgaaaacaaaaaaacaaaacaaataaatatatgtatacatatagtattatatataatatatatgtgaaTTTCCGACAAATTTTAGTTGAAACTTAGTAGTTTGTAATTGCAAACAAGtccaaatgtgtgtgtgttagataGTATTTGAGAGTATGTATTTTTGGTAAGCACTACACGCCTtttcgacaacaacaaaaccaaaaccaaagcaaaagcaaacaccaACATTAAACAAGAAACGAAAcggagcgacaacaacaacaatacaataacaataagacATCCGCTGAACGATAAATAGTGAGTGCGATAAATATAAtacgaagagagagagagaccaaCAATCGATCAACCTATTGAGCGAACGCCCGACCAAAATCGATAagaacagcaataacaacaacaacaacgccgtcgtcgtcgtcatcgtccgTCGTGTTGTcgccgcaacagcagccaacgaAACAAGGAGCTGTTGAATGATGTTAGACATTAAGAAGAACAGAGGGTTCCACAAGATTCCAGCGTCGAAACTGCAGCGCGAGGCAGACAAttcccagcagcaacagcagcaacgcgGCAACATCAGtcagacacaacaacaacaacaacaacagcagcagcagcagcaacaacaacaaaaacaacaacacggcAAAGCAGCAGTCAAACAATTAAACGGCATACAAAGCAAACAAGGAGCAGCAGCCACTCGAAGTGttgttgccagcagcaacggccgtgcaacagcaacatcaacaaccacaacaacaacctcgAACAGCGGCGGAGTTAATCCAGTGCGTGCGGCAAATCAGCGTTACTTTCTCGTATCCAGCTATAAGGATCCCAGTTTCCTGAAGGCCGAGTGCGATTTGGCCCATGCGCAGGTGACGCACAAGAcgacgccaacaacaacaaccacaacaaccacgCAGGCGGCaaagacgacaacgacgcACAAACGCAACAAGACGTGCGACGAtcacaagaataacaacagcaacagcaaacaattgGCAATAGCTGGCAACATTGGATTGAATGACATGCGTCGACCGACGACGCTCAATGGCAATCAAGCGGGCgggaacagcagcaaccacaccaacagcagcagcagcaacaacgccagcagaacgacgacaacaacagcaatagctaGTAACACAACCGTCCACAGAATCGATATCAAATATAGTCAtagtaacaacagcaagtcGACGCTCTTGGCCTCGAAggcggcaacaacatcatcatcagcagcagcaacagcaggagcaacagtAAGCGGAGCAGCAATTGGACGCGTTGTGGCTGGTGGCAAGTTGAAGCCGCTGACGCTGcagtgcaacaacaatcacaacgcTATGAACAGTCACAATagctacaacaataacatcaataacaacagcagcagcagtaacagtaacggtagcagcagccacaacaacaacagcaacagcatgcAACGGCAACACGATGACATTAGCTACATTGATAGCGACGATACGCCGccagcaacaggagcagcagcagcagcagcaacgacggcaacagttgctgctgcggcggcaaCAAGCTCAAGCCAAAAGGTGACGACGAACAGCATCTGTTATTTTAAGCCCATAACGCCACCTTTGCAGCTGCGCAacaatcagcagcaacaaagcagTGATAAGCCATTGGCACAACGTTCCTCAGTGCGTCCCAAATCGACGATCATTTCGTCAACGAATTCGAATTTTGCCGCCAGCTACGAGAAATTCAACAGCTACAAGCATACGAATGGCGAACGATCGAAGGAACGAGATCGCGATCGTGATCGCGACCGAGATCGAGAGCGAGAGAACAGCACAGCGCGACGTTATGGCATCGATTCGCTCAGCATTAAGGCATCGATAGAGAAATTCAATAGTCTCAGTGAACAGAAACGTCAACCGACACCGATGCGACACTGCAGCAGCggaggcaacaacagcggcggcggcaatgCTGCAGGTGTTGCAGCTCCAACTGCAGCCGGAAgcatggcaacaacagcaacagctgcagcggcagcagcagcatcaataACTGTTTCTGGCGGcaccggcagcagcagcaatctgCAGCAACGttattgcagcagcagcgatttGGAGAACACGCGCATTGCTGCCGGCTACACCAGCTCGTTGACACGTGCCGCATATCGAACGACGGCCAACTCAACGTCTACGACTACGACTGCcaatggcggtggcggtggcacaACTGCAGCGACAATGACAACCCTGGCTAGTGTGGCGCCCATTAGCAAATCTGCGAATCGCATTGCTCACGGTTTGTTGGCCAAGgcgacgagcagcagcaacaccagtGGAGGCGGAAGTGCAACAGATTGTGCCATGATTGCTGTGAATAATGCGACAGTTGCTGCCACATCCAGCTCCAGTTcgggcaacaacagcagcagtaaccaCAAGGTAAATCCTCAGAGTATGTTGCAGCAACGTGTGGTCAACTCTTCAGTCCCCCAAACCCTGGGCAACAGTTGGCGACAGCGTAAACGGCAACCAAATTCAACTTGGGCgccactttctctctctctctctctctctctttcactgttttcttttactctctctctgtctctctcaagTTCTATCTCTCATTGTCTGTTTGCGTTTCCGTTTAgctctgcttttttttttaagtagctcaaaaaacaaatttaatgaaacaAATTTTCCATGTCCATCAGCGTGTTATCGTTTCCattacgattattattatgattatattataattattataagcACCTAGCACCacgtaatttatatattagttttagttttagttttagttacTTTCGCTatttctcgctctctgtgtATTGTGTTGcttacatgtatgtatatttttttttccagcTATCCGCATTTTTTAATACCCTGATTTAGGTTCTCCCCAATTGCGTTGTTTCGCtcgatttatgttttatgctcccaacatgtgtgtgtgtttgttttgtctcGTTTCGTTACGTTGCGTTTGTAGTTTTAGAATTGTgtttattcttattttgtttgcgTCTATTTCTCACTCATCACGCATGCCATACTTTTGTTACATTCACTCTACCTGCCACTCATACACttacaccagcagcagcagcagccaaacaaacaaaaaacaagaatacTACATGCATCCTTTTCTAACGCTCGATGACCAGCTgcttattttgtaatttttttttttttttaatactaacTCTAAAATCAATTGGCAACGAATATTGTaccgtttttaatttaatttattcgtgccaaacaacaaaaaaaaacaactgtaTTTATCGGACgttatattgatattaacGAATTTCCATCATTTGGCTTAGGCGTCACGCAacgtcagcagcagctctcGCTCCGTGTTGCCACCAGTCTCGCCAACATCTAGCCGCTATTGGGATCGGGACAGCACCcggagcaacagcaatgcgACATCTTCTTCCATTGGCTCATCGTCGCTAAGCACTAAGCATAATAGCAGTGTCGATGATGGCTACAAGAGTTCTCGGGACGAAAAGTTCGAGGGTGAGTGCAATAAttcctatttatttatacaaaattaatataataactaaaagaagggaGTGTTAGCAACTAAGgctatgttgttgttgatgtctaAGAATTTGATTACTTGTTTTACATTATTGTGAGTAGATAAGGTAAAAAGAGAAGTAGGTTGCATCTGGTCAAATAGGCAGATCCTCGTGTTATTAAGTTGCGGGCATGTATCTAATATGTCTTGCATTTATAAATCTCCCCCGCATTTGGGGCATTTGGGCTTAGATTTTCCTTTTAGTAGGTGCTCATGGATTAAGGCCCACACTCAGTTGCACGGACGCGATCCTTGTTTGAGTTATATTGTTTAAACCCATAGACGTAGGTGTCCCATTGTGTAATTTCCTTcctttttagtatattcttaATGTTGCGCTATAAGTTGTTGCAAGGAGATTGTGCTGCCAGTTTAGCCGCTGCATCTGTCAGCTTGTTACCTTTTATGCCCATTGCAATAATTCAACTAACCTTTAAATGTAGCTAAAGTTCGCTTACCGGCAATCACagtaaaaacaagtaagaaagctacagtcaagtgtgctcaacagtgagatacccgctacatatttcgaataaaatgcataacagttcggtattattcttaaaatctaccaaatgatatactgcataaaatactgaaagacaccaaatgttatatttagtatatcgttGAAGTAGAGGTCAAAatttaccagattgtcagttaATACCTGATTCTCCGATCGCAAATTCTCTGAAATCATAGATATATACTATGtcgtttgttattcgatttttgggTTTATAAAGTGATTACTTATTAGGTACAACTTTAGATAAGTCTGTAGTTCGATAatttatcgaattttagtaAATTCCAAATTTGACAGGATGTTAGCAGTAGGCAATGCCtgtaaagcaaaagcaaaatcagtCGTCATTCGGGTGTCATACGTAGATTCATATTCTAGAACTATTCGTAGAAAGTTTTACATTAGCAGTGGATTTGTCGGCAACTTCGAAATGGAACTACGACGATCACGAAGACTTCCGGGTTTGCAATCCAATTTGAAGAGTGCCTTTTGCGAAAGGCCcagttaattataattaaatgcagtctcttcaaaaacaatttgatcaTTTTAATACCCTTACCTACAGGTACATGTGGTCTGCGAAACATTGGTAACACTTGCTTCATGAGCTCGGTAATCCAATGCCTGAGTCACACGACTGAGCTGACGCGTTTCTTGCGCCAATATCATACTAGTGCACGTTCGACACGTTCGACATCCAAGGATGAACAGATATTATATGGTATGTTACATGAATGctgcatattcatatatatatatattgagtgTGTTTTTATCATAACTTCTTTTTTGGGGCGGGGCTGTAGAATTTGCCAAGCTCATTCAGGAAATGTGGACGACAAATGTGAACAGCGTGACCCCGATGGGATTGAAGCTTGCCTTCTCCACAAAGCATCGCATGTACAGTGATTGCAGTCAACAGGATGCCCAAGAGTTTTTGCGCTTCTTCCTTGACTCGTTGCACTCGGCACTCAATACGGGAACGAAAGGAGAGCCTCTAAACATTGATGATAATCTCAGGTGAGTAGCAAATTTGACCATTTgacattcaacattcaacaatTACAACTCGCTTATGACAATTGCAGTGACAATAAGAAGGCGGATCTGACTTGGGAGTGGTATTCGCGCAACGAGAATTCTCTGATACGCGACCTATTCGTGGGTCAGTTAAAAAGCACACTGAAGTGCACAAGTTGCAGCAACACAAGCGTTACTTTTGACCCCTTCTGGGATTTGAGCGTACCGTTGCCATCGTCATCGCGCTGCAAACTGGACGCTTGTTTGGATTTATTCATTCGCGAAGAGGTATTGGATGGCGACGAGATGCCCACGTGCTCCAAATGCAAGACACGACGAAAATGCACCAAGAGTTTAACCATCCAGCGCTTTCCGAAATACTTAGTCATACGTAAGCGAATGATTTCATCCATTTACGATTGATTCTcgatataatttgttttgtttgtctgtttgttgtaGATTTGAAACGCTTCTCCGAGACTCGTTGGAGTAAGCTTTCGAATATGGTTGAGTTCCCCACAGGCGACCGTGAGCTCAACATGGCCTCATATGGCGCAAATCCAAATTCGAATGTGCATTATTCGCTCTACGCGATCTCCAATCATATGGGTAAGTCAGTCCCCCACATCGATTATAATGATTGCTTTATTGATTGCTTCTCTCGACAGGCTCAACGGTTGGTGGTCATTATGTGGCTATTTGCAAGCATCCAGACTCCCGCAAGTGGCATGAATTCAATGATAATATGTAAGTTAcactttcaa
This region includes:
- the LOC133847476 gene encoding ubiquitin carboxyl-terminal hydrolase Usp2 isoform X2 — encoded protein: MRVISPRRSSTSAAGSGSLYGTTSASGAGSSGSSSGIGTSSSLSGGSSSSNATNGYSRYSSSSYFDLPKLLPTSRTSSLSSSGSNAASSGAYNHYNSGSSSSHHYPSAYSSTYSSYNPRASTTATTQRSSIGSTSYLSGGSGSLGNSGYRTNSSYLSGTSYDTSSFSRYGTSRRSKGSTPIGDGRTSAGASITSKGTASTKKDDYATSTSTLRRDAAAAKKLPPSGSNTNSNNSSNNDATNGNSSSSSKRLSSSCSSSSLARLVATSGLDIYEKYSPANYKPNCELSRSRSAINESDTTDNNNNNNSSSSSIISKSNSNDNNTSCTVTLDRPRSSRYSRLYSSSSDAGDAAETNSTTTSSNLRGRSGSGRFTLSSSSSSGDVPTATFTLRSNRTRARNTTDKEKDTAATTTTTTTNGHATESCNSNGLDAKLNGLSLLSTSPKRNAIYDSSSSSTITTPATTTDTTDDAAAVTNVDNVSATNGSASLNGDADGDVCATATLTLGESASARSKASRNVSSSSRSVLPPVSPTSSRYWDRDSTRSNSNATSSSIGSSSLSTKHNSSVDDGYKSSRDEKFEGTCGLRNIGNTCFMSSVIQCLSHTTELTRFLRQYHTSARSTRSTSKDEQILYEFAKLIQEMWTTNVNSVTPMGLKLAFSTKHRMYSDCSQQDAQEFLRFFLDSLHSALNTGTKGEPLNIDDNLSDNKKADLTWEWYSRNENSLIRDLFVGQLKSTLKCTSCSNTSVTFDPFWDLSVPLPSSSRCKLDACLDLFIREEVLDGDEMPTCSKCKTRRKCTKSLTIQRFPKYLVIHLKRFSETRWSKLSNMVEFPTGDRELNMASYGANPNSNVHYSLYAISNHMGSTVGGHYVAICKHPDSRKWHEFNDNIVSDALSESCLVSPSAYILFYERA
- the LOC133847476 gene encoding ubiquitin carboxyl-terminal hydrolase Usp2 isoform X3, which encodes MIQVRSADTESAINESDTTDNNNNNNSSSSSIISKSNSNDNNTSCTVTLDRPRSSRYSRLYSSSSDAGDAAETNSTTTSSNLRGRSGSGRFTLSSSSSSGDVPTATFTLRSNRTRARNTTDKEKDTAATTTTTTTNGHATESCNSNGLDAKLNGLSLLSTSPKRNAIYDSSSSSTITTPATTTDTTDDAAAVTNVDNVSATNGSASLNGDADGDVCATATLTLGESASARSKASRNVSSSSRSVLPPVSPTSSRYWDRDSTRSNSNATSSSIGSSSLSTKHNSSVDDGYKSSRDEKFEGTCGLRNIGNTCFMSSVIQCLSHTTELTRFLRQYHTSARSTRSTSKDEQILYEFAKLIQEMWTTNVNSVTPMGLKLAFSTKHRMYSDCSQQDAQEFLRFFLDSLHSALNTGTKGEPLNIDDNLSDNKKADLTWEWYSRNENSLIRDLFVGQLKSTLKCTSCSNTSVTFDPFWDLSVPLPSSSRCKLDACLDLFIREEVLDGDEMPTCSKCKTRRKCTKSLTIQRFPKYLVIHLKRFSETRWSKLSNMVEFPTGDRELNMASYGANPNSNVHYSLYAISNHMGSTVGGHYVAICKHPDSRKWHEFNDNIVSDALSESCLVSPSAYILFYERA
- the LOC133847476 gene encoding ubiquitin carboxyl-terminal hydrolase Usp2 isoform X1; amino-acid sequence: MMLDIKKNRGFHKIPASKLQREADNSQQQQQQRGNISQTQQQQQQQQQQQQQQQKQQHGKAAVKQLNGIQSKQGAAATRSVVASSNGRATATSTTTTTTSNSGGVNPVRAANQRYFLVSSYKDPSFLKAECDLAHAQVTHKTTPTTTTTTTTQAAKTTTTHKRNKTCDDHKNNNSNSKQLAIAGNIGLNDMRRPTTLNGNQAGGNSSNHTNSSSSNNASRTTTTTAIASNTTVHRIDIKYSHSNNSKSTLLASKAATTSSSAAATAGATVSGAAIGRVVAGGKLKPLTLQCNNNHNAMNSHNSYNNNINNNSSSSNSNGSSSHNNNSNSMQRQHDDISYIDSDDTPPATGAAAAAATTATVAAAAATSSSQKVTTNSICYFKPITPPLQLRNNQQQQSSDKPLAQRSSVRPKSTIISSTNSNFAASYEKFNSYKHTNGERSKERDRDRDRDRDRERENSTARRYGIDSLSIKASIEKFNSLSEQKRQPTPMRHCSSGGNNSGGGNAAGVAAPTAAGSMATTATAAAAAAASITVSGGTGSSSNLQQRYCSSSDLENTRIAAGYTSSLTRAAYRTTANSTSTTTTANGGGGGTTAATMTTLASVAPISKSANRIAHGLLAKATSSSNTSGGGSATDCAMIAVNNATVAATSSSSSGNNSSSNHKASRNVSSSSRSVLPPVSPTSSRYWDRDSTRSNSNATSSSIGSSSLSTKHNSSVDDGYKSSRDEKFEGTCGLRNIGNTCFMSSVIQCLSHTTELTRFLRQYHTSARSTRSTSKDEQILYEFAKLIQEMWTTNVNSVTPMGLKLAFSTKHRMYSDCSQQDAQEFLRFFLDSLHSALNTGTKGEPLNIDDNLSDNKKADLTWEWYSRNENSLIRDLFVGQLKSTLKCTSCSNTSVTFDPFWDLSVPLPSSSRCKLDACLDLFIREEVLDGDEMPTCSKCKTRRKCTKSLTIQRFPKYLVIHLKRFSETRWSKLSNMVEFPTGDRELNMASYGANPNSNVHYSLYAISNHMGSTVGGHYVAICKHPDSRKWHEFNDNIVSDALSESCLVSPSAYILFYERA
- the LOC133847476 gene encoding ubiquitin carboxyl-terminal hydrolase Usp2 isoform X4, whose amino-acid sequence is MRVISPRRSSTSAAGSGSLYGTTSASGAGSSGSSSGIGTSSSLSGGSSSSNATNGYSRYSSSSYFDLPKLLPTSRTSSLSSSGSNAASSGAYNHYNSGSSSSHHYPSAYSSTYSSYNPRASTTATTQRSSIGSTSYLSGGSGSLGNSGYRTNSSYLSGTSYDTSSFSRYGASRNVSSSSRSVLPPVSPTSSRYWDRDSTRSNSNATSSSIGSSSLSTKHNSSVDDGYKSSRDEKFEGTCGLRNIGNTCFMSSVIQCLSHTTELTRFLRQYHTSARSTRSTSKDEQILYEFAKLIQEMWTTNVNSVTPMGLKLAFSTKHRMYSDCSQQDAQEFLRFFLDSLHSALNTGTKGEPLNIDDNLSDNKKADLTWEWYSRNENSLIRDLFVGQLKSTLKCTSCSNTSVTFDPFWDLSVPLPSSSRCKLDACLDLFIREEVLDGDEMPTCSKCKTRRKCTKSLTIQRFPKYLVIHLKRFSETRWSKLSNMVEFPTGDRELNMASYGANPNSNVHYSLYAISNHMGSTVGGHYVAICKHPDSRKWHEFNDNIVSDALSESCLVSPSAYILFYERA